A stretch of Acidovorax sp. RAC01 DNA encodes these proteins:
- the rpsO gene encoding 30S ribosomal protein S15 — protein sequence MIASSIKAEVVKANARAANDTGSPEVQVALLTARINELTPHFKTHAKDHHGRRGLLRMVSRRRKLLDYLKAKDADRYTALIAKLGLRK from the coding sequence ATGATCGCATCCTCCATCAAGGCCGAAGTTGTCAAGGCCAATGCCCGTGCTGCTAACGACACTGGTAGCCCGGAAGTGCAAGTGGCTTTGCTGACCGCTCGCATCAACGAACTGACCCCCCACTTCAAGACGCACGCGAAAGACCACCACGGCCGTCGCGGTCTGCTGCGTATGGTCAGCCGTCGTCGCAAGCTGCTGGACTATCTGAAGGCCAAGGACGCTGACCGCTACACCGCGCTGATCGCGAAGCTGGGTCTGCGCAAGTAA
- the pnp gene encoding polyribonucleotide nucleotidyltransferase gives MSIFNKVTKTFQWGDKTVIMETGEIARQASGAVLVNIDDTVVLATVVASKSAKPGQDFFPLTVDYIEKTYAAGKIPGSFFKREAKPSEHETLTSRLIDRPIRPLFPEGFFNEVHVVIHTVSLNPEVDADIAALIATSAALAISGIPFNGPIGAARVGYINGEYVLNPGQTARKNSQMDLVVAGTEAAVLMVESEAQQLSEEVMLGAVVFGHQQGNVAINAIHELVRDAGKPVWQWEAPAKDEALIAKVVALADEKLRAAYQIRNKQARTQACRESYGSVMAALKADGVEFDAVKVEGMLFDIEAGIVRSQILAGEPRIDGRDTRTVRPIEIRGSVLPRAHGSSLFTRGETQALVVTTLGTERDAQRIDALAGEYEDRFMMHYNMPPFATGEVGRMGSTKRREIGHGRLAKRALVAVLPTKEEFPYTMRVVSEITESNGSSSMASVCGGCLSLMDAGVPMKAHVAGIAMGLIKDANRFAVLTDILGDEDHLGDMDFKVAGTTAGITALQMDIKIQGITKEIMQVALAQAKEARIHILGKMQEAMGEAKTEVSNFAPKLYTMKINPEKIRDVIGKGGSVIRALTEETGCQINIEEDGTITIAATENAKADEAKRRIEQITAEVEIGKIYEGPVTKILDFGALINLLPGKDGLLHISQIAHERVEKVSDYLTEGQIVKVKVMETDEKGRVKLSMKVLADRPAGGSDRPAPAERGDREPRRDHGRDRQPAEQQQQQQGMPVGGSSDQLAG, from the coding sequence ATGAGCATTTTCAATAAAGTTACCAAGACATTCCAGTGGGGTGACAAGACAGTCATCATGGAAACGGGCGAGATCGCGCGCCAAGCTTCCGGTGCCGTTCTCGTCAACATCGATGACACCGTCGTGCTGGCCACGGTGGTCGCATCCAAGTCGGCAAAGCCCGGGCAGGACTTCTTCCCGCTGACGGTGGACTACATCGAAAAGACGTACGCCGCAGGCAAGATTCCGGGCAGTTTTTTCAAGCGCGAAGCGAAACCCAGCGAGCACGAAACGCTGACCAGCCGCCTGATCGACCGTCCGATCCGTCCGCTGTTCCCCGAAGGTTTCTTCAATGAAGTTCATGTGGTTATCCACACGGTTTCGCTCAACCCTGAAGTCGATGCCGACATCGCAGCCCTGATCGCTACCAGCGCAGCGTTGGCCATCTCTGGTATCCCCTTCAATGGCCCGATCGGTGCTGCCCGCGTGGGGTACATCAACGGTGAATACGTGCTGAACCCCGGTCAGACGGCGCGCAAGAATTCTCAGATGGACCTGGTGGTGGCTGGTACGGAAGCGGCCGTTCTGATGGTGGAGTCCGAGGCGCAGCAGCTGTCTGAAGAAGTCATGCTGGGCGCTGTGGTGTTTGGGCACCAGCAGGGCAACGTAGCCATCAACGCCATCCATGAACTGGTGCGCGATGCTGGCAAGCCAGTGTGGCAATGGGAGGCTCCTGCCAAGGACGAGGCCCTGATCGCCAAGGTGGTAGCGCTGGCTGACGAGAAGCTGCGCGCGGCCTACCAGATCCGTAACAAGCAGGCTCGTACGCAGGCTTGCCGCGAGTCGTATGGGTCGGTCATGGCGGCCCTGAAGGCTGACGGCGTTGAATTCGATGCGGTCAAGGTGGAGGGCATGCTGTTTGACATCGAAGCCGGCATCGTCCGCAGCCAGATTTTGGCTGGCGAGCCACGTATTGACGGCCGTGACACCCGTACTGTGCGCCCCATCGAGATCCGCGGCAGCGTGCTGCCACGTGCCCACGGTTCGTCGCTCTTCACGCGTGGCGAAACGCAGGCACTGGTGGTAACCACGCTCGGCACCGAGCGCGATGCGCAGCGCATCGATGCACTGGCTGGCGAGTACGAAGACCGCTTCATGATGCACTACAACATGCCTCCCTTTGCCACCGGCGAAGTGGGCCGCATGGGCTCGACCAAGCGCCGCGAAATCGGTCACGGCCGTCTGGCCAAGCGCGCCCTGGTTGCCGTGTTGCCGACGAAGGAAGAATTCCCTTACACCATGCGTGTGGTGTCGGAAATCACCGAGTCCAATGGCTCGTCGTCGATGGCTTCGGTCTGTGGCGGCTGCCTGTCGCTGATGGATGCCGGCGTGCCGATGAAGGCGCACGTCGCCGGTATCGCGATGGGTCTGATCAAGGACGCCAACCGTTTTGCCGTTCTGACTGACATCCTGGGCGACGAGGATCACCTGGGTGACATGGACTTCAAGGTGGCCGGTACCACCGCAGGCATCACCGCGCTGCAGATGGACATCAAGATCCAGGGCATCACCAAGGAAATCATGCAGGTGGCACTGGCCCAGGCCAAGGAAGCCCGCATCCACATCCTGGGCAAGATGCAGGAAGCCATGGGCGAAGCCAAGACGGAAGTCTCCAACTTCGCGCCCAAGCTGTACACGATGAAGATTAACCCCGAGAAGATCCGCGACGTGATCGGCAAGGGCGGCTCGGTCATCCGCGCGCTGACCGAGGAAACCGGTTGCCAGATCAACATCGAGGAAGACGGCACTATCACCATTGCCGCCACCGAGAACGCCAAGGCGGATGAAGCCAAGCGCCGCATCGAGCAGATCACGGCTGAAGTCGAGATCGGCAAGATCTATGAAGGCCCGGTAACCAAGATTCTTGATTTCGGTGCACTGATCAACCTGCTGCCAGGCAAGGATGGCCTTTTGCACATCAGCCAGATCGCACACGAGCGCGTCGAGAAGGTGTCTGACTACCTGACCGAAGGCCAGATCGTGAAGGTCAAGGTCATGGAGACCGACGAGAAGGGCCGTGTCAAGCTGTCGATGAAGGTTCTTGCGGACCGTCCGGCAGGTGGTAGCGATCGTCCTGCGCCTGCCGAGCGCGGTGACCGCGAACCACGCCGCGACCACGGTCGTGACCGTCAGCCTGCCGAGCAGCAGCAGCAACAACAGGGCATGCCAGTCGGCGGGTCGTCCGACCAGCTGGCTGGTTGA